CGTGGTCAGCCGGATGGCGTTCGTCTCGGGCGTCAGGCCCCAATATTGGACGGGCATGTGTTCAGAGCAGCAGCGAGGCCTGGTTGACGGCCTCGGTCGCGACAGACGTCACCCCGGAGATCGCGACGTCGCCAGCGAACATTCCCCGATCCGTGACGTTGACTCCGGTCTGGGCGAGGAACTGTGCGTTGTGCGCCTGGATGGTGGAAGCCAGAAGCGCGGAGACCTCCTCACTTCCCATCGGGACGACGGCGGTCATGGCCGGCGTGGAACCGGCGAGCACACCCGCGGTGGTCGCGGTTCCGGTCGCTTCAGCTACGGATTGAGCAGCAACCCCGACAGGGTCGACAAAAAAGGTCACGATGAGCCTCTCCCTAAGACGCTAGGTACCTGATACGCCGAGACTAGAGCGGTTCGGCTGTGGCTGCCACCAGCGCAGCCACCTTTTTTGTCAACTCTTTTGGTATTCGCCGTTCGTCCGCCCGCACCTCGGACATTTCGTCACTCGTCATTATTCCAGCTACCGACGCATGGTCCGGACACTTGTTTCAGCGGGTACGTGCGGCCAGCTGAGCTGCGGATTCCGCCATGTCCCCGATGACCTGCAGTCGCTTACTGAGAGTGTCGGCGGCCGCGGATCCGGCCCGGGCTTCCTGCGCGATCTGCGTGAGCTGCTCAACCAGCACTTTCGTGGTTCCGCTCTGCGGATATTCGGTATCGGAGCGCAAAGTGGGTTCTGCGCCGTCCAGAACAGTGCCGAAGCTGCCCGGGGTCCAGCCGAGTGCGGCTTCTATCCGCCCTCGGGTGACTTCCCGGCCCGGGATTTTCCCACGGTTGATCAAGTCGGTGATCGTGGAACGGCCCACCCTGGCGATCTTGGCCAGATCCATCTTCGACAAGCCCAAGTCCAGCCTTGCTGCATCAACGGCTGCGCCGAGCCGATGTCCTGGATCACTCAAGGGGCAGCACCTTTGCGATTTGCGCGGGGGCCGACAGGCGGTCGGTCACGTAGATCCCTCGACCCACCGGCTGCCTGGCTGCGCGAACGCCTCTGATCAGCTCGCCTTCCAAGCGGGCGCCGTCCATGACCACGGTTGGGGCGGTTTGGGCGATGAGCTTGCCGGCCAGTGGGGACGACATCGCCGGTCCCCACGGGAAACGGCGTCCGACGATCAGGTGCAGTCCGACTTCGCGCGCGCGGTTGATGTATTTGGTCAGTCCGTCTACTGCGGTCCCTTGGGCGCTGAACATATTGGCCTGACTCCATCCCGCGACGATCTGCTCGTCGTCGATGAGGACGAAGATCTCCGGTCCCGACCATGAGCGCGTGGCCTGGGCGAGTTCCTCCTGTCCGGCGCGGCCGCGGGGCATGCGCGGAGCCAGCAGCGCGTCGATGTGTCGGGTCATTGCCCGCACGTCGTCCTCGTAGTAGGTGTAGCCCTCGGACTCCACGCCGTCTTCGCCGATGTAGCGGCCCAGGTGTGGGCCTTGCACCACGCGGACCAGGGCATTGCCCGGGTCGATGACATAGATCTGGGCTTCGTCGGGTCGGTAGCACCGCATGATCGATCGGGCGACGGCTGCCAGGGAATTCGACAGGCCGCACTCGGGATTGCCTATGAACAGCAGGTGAGGGTTGCGGGTGAAGTCGGCTTCGGCGGCGACCAGACCCACCTCGGAGATGCCGAAAGGCACCACACCAGGGCGCGCCTCACGTTGGGCGGCGAAGACCTCGTCGACACTGACCGTGCCCGGAAGCATTCGGACCTGTGCGACCTGATCGACACCGGTCAGCTTGATGATCACCTCGGCGGCCTCACGCGGGCCGACAGTCCTGCCGTCTGGTGCGGTCAGGATGGGCAGTGCGGTCTGGAAATGATATCCCGCCATCGACGTGCCCCTACCGCTGATGGTCTCGGTCCGCGTTTCCGCGTTCTCGTCATCGGGATCACCGAGCAGTTCTCGCTTACCGAACGGAACCTTCTTGGCGACATCGCGGTTGTTCTTCGACGGATCGTCTTGGCTGCCAAGGGCCAGTTCGACATTGAGGGTGAAAGTATTCGACATCCAGGATGGGAACCCGCCAGCAATCCAGCCGGCGGCGGCCACGATTGCGCGAACACCCAGGCTGTTGCCGCGCTCCATGATCACGCCGAGGTCGGATAGCAGATCCTCGCCGAAGGTCGTGCGGAACTGCTGCCATCCGTCGATGACCAGAAACACCTCGCCGAAGGCGTCATCGGGTACCGGGCCGGCCTCACCGCCGAACTTGCGGGCCCGGAAGCTTTCCATGCTCAGGCCGAGCCGGCTGAATGCCTCCTCACGCTCCTCGACCAGCAGCTTCATCTCCGCGATCGTGCGCTGCACTCGCTCGCGGTCCCCCGCCCGGGCGAACGAGCTCACATGGGGAAGCCCTTCAACCTCGTTGAGACCCGGACCGCCCATCGCGACCACGACGAACTGCACCCGCTTCGGGTGATACATCATGGCCGCGCCGGTGATGATCGTTGTCAGCGCGGTGGTCTTGCCGGAACTCTGCTGGCCGATGACCGCGCAGTTGCCCGAGGAGAAGTCCAGGGCGTACACGCGCTGCGCGTGCTGGAAAGGACGGTCTTCGATCCCCACCGGGAATTGCAGTCCGGCGGTGTGTCCGTAGTCCTGGTGCCACGGCTTGCGCCGCAGGCGGCGCACCAAATCCTCGACGGGCACGGGCTCAAGCGGCGGCAGCCACATCTGGTGGACCGGAACTCTGGTCTGCTCGCGCAGAGACCTGATGGAGGCTTCAAGCTCCCGGATCGGTTGCCCGTCCGCACCAAGCACGGTGTCGGTGGATTCCACCGGGGCCGCTGACAGCTTGGGCGCGGACGTGATCGCGGCCATGGGTGCGACGGTGAACACCTCGGGGGCCATATATCCGGCTTGGGTGCGCACTGCCTCGGCGACCACCCGCCGAGGCGGATGGTAAACCTTGCGCGCGAACGCAGATTGGAAGCGCACCAACCGATCCCGGCCCTGCACACGCAACAAGCCTGCACCGGCAGGCTTTTCGGGCAGATGCTTGGCTTCGTCGGTGCCGATAATCGCCATCGACTCCCCGGCGTCGAGGGTGCGCAGCCCCACGCGGATCGGGATGTTGGCCATAATGCCTGACTGCATCTCATGCCCGAGACGCTGGGAGCCCAAGATCATCTTCACGTTCAGAGCGCGACCCTGGCGGCCGATCTCGTCGATGATCTTCTTCGACTCGGGTGCTTCGATGAACATCTGCGTGAACTCGTCGATGACGATGATGAGCGCGGGAAGCGGCTCCAGACGGTGCCCCAAGTGGATCCGGCGGTACTCGTACTCGGCGACCTCGCTGATTGCCGCCCGGTCAAGCAGCGACTTGCGGCGCTCAAGTTCGCCATTGATGACGTCGCCCATGCGTTCAATCCACAGTGAGTCGTCTTTCAAGTTACCCATGGCGGCAACAACATTGGGAAGTCCGGCCACCATGTTCGCCGTCGTCTTGCCCTTGAAGTCGAAGAATGCGAACACCAACGTCTCCGGCGAGTGGGTCAGGGCCGCCGACAGGATCAACGTCGTGAGAAATGACGACTTACCCGAGCCCGTAGTGCCGGCGATCACCATGTGGTGCCCCATACCACCCTCATGGGTCTCTTTGAAGTCGATGTAGACCGGAGCCCCGGTCGGATCGACACCGACCGGGAACTGCAGCCACTTCGCACCCCACGAATTGTCCTCGAACGGAGGGCCGGCAAGCGTAGACGCCCACAGCTTTTCCACGTCCAGATTGCCCGGGTCGTCGATGCCGATGATCTTGTAGAGGTCGGCGTCAACGGAGGCGTCGTCGATGAGGCTGCGAGAGCGCTCGCCCTCCACGCGATAGCGGGCCATCTTGCGGGCCAGCACCCGCGCGCTGGCCAGGTCCATCGAGTCGGGGCGGCAGAACCATTGGCCGCGATGGGTGACCTCAGCCTCCGAAACGCAAAACGTGTTGGCGTCTTCGAATCCCAGCCCGCGCCCCGGCTCATCAGAGAGAGCCAAGAAGGTCACTCCCGCCACACCGCCGGCACGGGTCAGCGTTTCCCAATGGCGGTCGTCACCGCGACGGCGGCGATCGTCGATCACCAACCAATGCGGCGTCGTGGTGGAATTCGTGCGAAAGGCGTCGCGGCCATGCAGCTCCGTGCCGACCGCAGCGTCCATCTGTTCCCCGGTGGTCCACACCATCCGGGTAGGACCGCCACGGTCCCGCAGCGTCGGGTGCGCACAGTGCGGCAGCCACTTGCACCATTCCCAGCGCGCGGTGTCGTCGGTGACGATCATGATCTTGAAGTCCCGGGGTGAATGCGCCACAGCGGCTTGGCAAATCAGCGCGCGCGCCAGCCCGTACACCGGTTCCATGCCGTCACGGCCGATCAGCGCCATACCGGCAATGTTGCGCAGCAGCAACGGCTTCGGCGCGTTCTGCAGCTTGCTTTGCGTCTGGAGAAACGCCGAAGAAGCGTCGTAGGTGACCGGCTCGTAGTCCTCGCGGCGGCCCAGCTCGTTGGTCTCCAGTTCCTTGACGACCTTCGACGTGCCCAGCCCAACGCGTACCTGGCTGTAAAAGACTTTCAGGACGGGATCATTTGGCGTGCGGCACCACATCCGCGCCGACCCGACCAACCCGGACAGCAGCGCCGGCTCGGGATGCAGATACTCGAACTGCGCGTGTTGGGCCCGGGCGGCGTCTTGTACCTTGTCCCGCGTCTCATCGAGGGTCATCGCGTAGTCGCGCAGCGCCTGCTCCATCTGCGGACCCGAGAGCTGCTTATCGCCGCCGCCACCGCGATTGGAGAACATATAGGACCCCATCGAAACGATCATCATGATGGGGAAAAGCAAGGTCATCATGCCCATCGTTCCGCTGCGCAACCCGGGCTGAGACAGCATCAGCGCCATGATCCCGAGGAACGCGACACCCATGACCACCGGCAGGATGATCGCGGCCTTGCTGCGGGGCACCGGGCGCGGTGCCTCCAGCGGTTCGGGAACCGTTTCGCGCCCACCCATCGTCGGGGGCACCTTCACCGAGCCTTGGCGGGGCTTCACTGTTGCCATGCGGTCTACCGTCCTTGTTCGGTGATCGGGGCCGCGGAACCGGCCAGCGTGTCATGCATCGTCATCGCCGCCTGCTTCGACAACTCCGGGCCGGGAGGCCACACCCGCAGCAGTGGCCACGGCGCCAGGCGCGGAGCGACATTCTTGAGCCCCAGCGCCTGCAGTGCTTCATCGTCGAAGGGGACGCCGTAGCGCGCCCCGGATTCGCTGACTAGCCACAGGGTTTCGCGACGAACAGAGTCAGCACTTGCGCCGGTGGTCGACACCCACGTTGCCGGATTGTCAGCCAATAGAACCTGATCGGCGAGCTTGCCCTGGTCCTCCCTGCCGACGACGAGCGGAACGAGATGAGCCTCCTGCTCGGCCGTCACCGGTAAGGCTCGGCCGACGAGGAGCCGCTGGCGGGCCTGTCGATCCGTTGCACCCCGGTCCCAGGCCACACACAGCACGGGGTCGGCACGCCAATCCACGACTTTGAGCGGCTCCGCGGGATACCCGGTCACGTCGAGCACCTCGCGCACCGGGACATCGCCCAACACGTCCGGCGAGATGCGAGGTGGTTGCGACACCCCGAATGATTCACGTTGGCGCAGCATG
The nucleotide sequence above comes from Mycobacterium gallinarum. Encoded proteins:
- the eccCa gene encoding type VII secretion protein EccCa, producing the protein MATVKPRQGSVKVPPTMGGRETVPEPLEAPRPVPRSKAAIILPVVMGVAFLGIMALMLSQPGLRSGTMGMMTLLFPIMMIVSMGSYMFSNRGGGGDKQLSGPQMEQALRDYAMTLDETRDKVQDAARAQHAQFEYLHPEPALLSGLVGSARMWCRTPNDPVLKVFYSQVRVGLGTSKVVKELETNELGRREDYEPVTYDASSAFLQTQSKLQNAPKPLLLRNIAGMALIGRDGMEPVYGLARALICQAAVAHSPRDFKIMIVTDDTARWEWCKWLPHCAHPTLRDRGGPTRMVWTTGEQMDAAVGTELHGRDAFRTNSTTTPHWLVIDDRRRRGDDRHWETLTRAGGVAGVTFLALSDEPGRGLGFEDANTFCVSEAEVTHRGQWFCRPDSMDLASARVLARKMARYRVEGERSRSLIDDASVDADLYKIIGIDDPGNLDVEKLWASTLAGPPFEDNSWGAKWLQFPVGVDPTGAPVYIDFKETHEGGMGHHMVIAGTTGSGKSSFLTTLILSAALTHSPETLVFAFFDFKGKTTANMVAGLPNVVAAMGNLKDDSLWIERMGDVINGELERRKSLLDRAAISEVAEYEYRRIHLGHRLEPLPALIIVIDEFTQMFIEAPESKKIIDEIGRQGRALNVKMILGSQRLGHEMQSGIMANIPIRVGLRTLDAGESMAIIGTDEAKHLPEKPAGAGLLRVQGRDRLVRFQSAFARKVYHPPRRVVAEAVRTQAGYMAPEVFTVAPMAAITSAPKLSAAPVESTDTVLGADGQPIRELEASIRSLREQTRVPVHQMWLPPLEPVPVEDLVRRLRRKPWHQDYGHTAGLQFPVGIEDRPFQHAQRVYALDFSSGNCAVIGQQSSGKTTALTTIITGAAMMYHPKRVQFVVVAMGGPGLNEVEGLPHVSSFARAGDRERVQRTIAEMKLLVEEREEAFSRLGLSMESFRARKFGGEAGPVPDDAFGEVFLVIDGWQQFRTTFGEDLLSDLGVIMERGNSLGVRAIVAAAGWIAGGFPSWMSNTFTLNVELALGSQDDPSKNNRDVAKKVPFGKRELLGDPDDENAETRTETISGRGTSMAGYHFQTALPILTAPDGRTVGPREAAEVIIKLTGVDQVAQVRMLPGTVSVDEVFAAQREARPGVVPFGISEVGLVAAEADFTRNPHLLFIGNPECGLSNSLAAVARSIMRCYRPDEAQIYVIDPGNALVRVVQGPHLGRYIGEDGVESEGYTYYEDDVRAMTRHIDALLAPRMPRGRAGQEELAQATRSWSGPEIFVLIDDEQIVAGWSQANMFSAQGTAVDGLTKYINRAREVGLHLIVGRRFPWGPAMSSPLAGKLIAQTAPTVVMDGARLEGELIRGVRAARQPVGRGIYVTDRLSAPAQIAKVLPLE
- a CDS encoding helix-turn-helix domain-containing protein, encoding MSDPGHRLGAAVDAARLDLGLSKMDLAKIARVGRSTITDLINRGKIPGREVTRGRIEAALGWTPGSFGTVLDGAEPTLRSDTEYPQSGTTKVLVEQLTQIAQEARAGSAAADTLSKRLQVIGDMAESAAQLAARTR
- a CDS encoding PE domain-containing protein yields the protein MTFFVDPVGVAAQSVAEATGTATTAGVLAGSTPAMTAVVPMGSEEVSALLASTIQAHNAQFLAQTGVNVTDRGMFAGDVAISGVTSVATEAVNQASLLL